A portion of the Streptomyces sp. NBC_01335 genome contains these proteins:
- a CDS encoding DUF4232 domain-containing protein: MNSKTDGAGSARRSPRGILVGAAVAAALLAATGCQSSGGDDEAAGPSGSASAGRSAGATTPKSNAPSGDSGTGTTGTGSGTASAEPAGDSGETGGGNGTEYQDCRVTGLTTAVELQDASGETPRHFLLTVTNGGKAPCVLSEAPLVRLGAGDDAPAVATLEEPDSEPLVVAGDGKAYAGLYVFGNDEGGEAEYDQADRFTATLVAGEGTELGGTLVFDLPDGLDSVSYDDAARVNGWAGTEGLAMRPINQL; the protein is encoded by the coding sequence ATGAACTCGAAGACGGACGGGGCCGGTTCGGCGCGCCGGAGCCCGCGCGGCATCCTCGTCGGGGCGGCCGTGGCCGCGGCCCTGCTGGCGGCCACCGGCTGCCAGTCCTCCGGGGGTGACGACGAGGCCGCCGGACCCTCGGGCTCCGCGTCGGCCGGGCGGTCGGCCGGGGCGACCACGCCGAAGAGCAACGCGCCCTCGGGCGACTCCGGCACCGGGACCACCGGTACCGGGAGCGGCACCGCGAGTGCCGAGCCGGCCGGAGACAGCGGCGAAACCGGCGGCGGCAACGGCACCGAGTACCAGGACTGCCGGGTCACCGGGCTCACCACCGCGGTCGAGCTCCAGGACGCGTCCGGGGAGACCCCTCGCCACTTCCTGCTGACGGTCACCAACGGCGGCAAGGCGCCGTGCGTCCTCAGCGAGGCCCCGCTGGTACGGCTCGGGGCCGGTGACGACGCCCCGGCCGTGGCGACCCTCGAAGAGCCGGACAGCGAACCCCTCGTCGTCGCGGGGGACGGCAAGGCGTACGCCGGGCTGTACGTCTTCGGCAACGACGAGGGCGGCGAGGCGGAGTACGACCAGGCCGACCGCTTCACTGCCACCCTGGTCGCCGGTGAGGGCACCGAACTGGGCGGCACGCTCGTCTTCGACCTGCCCGACGGCCTCGACTCCGTCTCCTACGACGACGCGGCACGGGTGAACGGCTGGGCCGGTACCGAGGGCCTGGCGATGCGGCCGATCAACCAGCTCTGA
- a CDS encoding zinc-dependent alcohol dehydrogenase family protein, with the protein MRGAVIHAPGDVRFETLADPKILHPTDAIIRTAVSCVCGSDLWAWRGLEPVGDPHPMGHEYVGFVEEVGSEVTSVEPGQFVVGSFATSDNTCANCRNGFQSNCLHREFMSTCQADYVRIPNAQGTLVATEEIPDEKYWPSLLAVSDVMGTGWWAAEAAQVQPGSTAVVVGDGAVGLSAVIAAKEMGAGRIIAMSRHASRQKLALEFGATDVVTERGDEGIARIKDLTGGIGADSVLECVGTAEAMRQALHSARPGGSVGFVGVPHDVSVDGQELFFSHVGLRGGPAPVRRYLPDLIDRVLTGRIEPGKVFDLTLPLDQVAEGYRAMDERRAIKALLKP; encoded by the coding sequence ATGCGCGGCGCAGTGATTCACGCCCCCGGCGACGTCCGTTTCGAGACCCTCGCCGACCCGAAGATCCTCCACCCCACCGACGCGATCATCCGTACCGCGGTGTCGTGCGTGTGCGGCTCCGACCTGTGGGCGTGGCGTGGCCTGGAGCCGGTCGGTGACCCGCACCCGATGGGGCACGAGTACGTCGGTTTCGTCGAGGAGGTCGGCAGCGAGGTCACCTCGGTCGAGCCGGGCCAGTTCGTCGTCGGTTCCTTCGCGACCTCCGACAACACCTGTGCCAACTGCCGCAACGGCTTCCAGTCGAACTGCCTGCACCGGGAGTTCATGAGCACCTGCCAGGCCGACTACGTCCGCATCCCCAACGCCCAGGGCACCCTGGTCGCCACCGAGGAGATCCCGGACGAGAAGTACTGGCCGAGCCTGCTGGCCGTCTCCGACGTCATGGGCACCGGCTGGTGGGCCGCCGAGGCGGCCCAGGTCCAGCCCGGCTCCACCGCCGTCGTCGTCGGTGACGGCGCCGTCGGCCTCTCCGCCGTGATCGCCGCGAAGGAGATGGGGGCCGGACGCATCATCGCCATGTCCCGCCACGCCTCCCGTCAGAAGCTGGCCCTGGAGTTCGGCGCCACCGACGTCGTCACCGAGCGCGGCGACGAGGGCATCGCCCGGATCAAGGACCTCACCGGCGGCATCGGCGCCGACAGCGTGCTGGAGTGCGTCGGCACCGCCGAGGCCATGCGGCAGGCGCTGCACTCGGCCCGCCCCGGCGGCAGCGTCGGTTTCGTCGGGGTCCCCCACGACGTCTCCGTCGACGGCCAGGAGCTCTTCTTCTCCCACGTGGGCCTGCGCGGCGGCCCCGCCCCCGTACGCCGCTACCTGCCCGACCTCATCGACCGCGTCCTGACCGGCCGTATCGAGCCGGGCAAGGTCTTCGACCTCACCCTCCCGCTCGACCAGGTCGCCGAGGGCTACCGGGCGATGGACGAACGCCGCGCGATCAAGGCGCTCCTCAAGCCCTGA
- a CDS encoding (R)-mandelonitrile lyase, protein MQITRSSITTAKGPAEWFTGDVYIDAVAAAPAPSRVTANLVHFMPGARTHWHSHPLGQTVFVTEGVGLCQRRGGPVEIIRPGDRVLFEAGEEHWHGAAPDRLMVHVAINEGDADHAVVHWLTPVTDEEYTATPAAG, encoded by the coding sequence ATGCAGATCACCCGGAGCTCGATCACCACCGCCAAGGGTCCCGCCGAATGGTTCACCGGTGACGTCTACATCGACGCCGTCGCGGCGGCGCCCGCGCCGTCCCGGGTCACCGCGAACCTGGTGCACTTCATGCCCGGCGCCCGCACGCACTGGCACAGTCACCCGCTGGGCCAGACCGTCTTCGTCACCGAGGGCGTCGGCCTGTGCCAGCGCCGGGGCGGCCCCGTCGAGATCATCCGTCCGGGCGACCGCGTACTGTTCGAGGCGGGCGAGGAGCACTGGCACGGCGCCGCACCCGACCGGCTGATGGTCCACGTGGCGATCAACGAGGGCGACGCCGACCACGCCGTCGTGCACTGGCTGACCCCCGTCACCGACGAGGAGTACACCGCCACCCCGGCGGCCGGCTGA
- a CDS encoding NAD(P)-dependent alcohol dehydrogenase, whose amino-acid sequence MLVNAYAAPSVGEPLVPTTIERRAVGTNDVLIAIQYAGVCHSDIHTVNGDWGPQPFPVVPGHEIVGTVVEAGTGVTRHRVGDRVGVGCMVGSCGSCANCLAGEEQHCRTGMVPTYAGTDRDGSTTQGGYSTHVVVDADYVLSVPQSLDPAAAAPLLCAGITTYAPLRRWGAGPGKRVAVVGLGGLGHMAVKIAHALGAEVTVLSQSLKKQEDGLRLGADHYYATSDPETFSLLAGRFDLIVNTVSADLDIDAYLGLLTLDGTLANVGAAPGPFTVSGFLLGSGRRNLTGSMIGGIALTQEMLDFCAEHRIGSEIEVISADQVNEAYARVLASDVRYRFVIDTATLA is encoded by the coding sequence ATGCTCGTCAACGCCTACGCCGCCCCCTCCGTGGGGGAGCCGCTGGTGCCCACCACCATCGAGCGCCGTGCCGTCGGCACCAACGACGTACTCATCGCGATCCAGTACGCCGGTGTCTGCCACTCCGACATCCACACCGTCAACGGCGACTGGGGCCCCCAGCCCTTCCCCGTCGTTCCCGGTCACGAGATCGTCGGCACGGTGGTCGAGGCCGGCACCGGGGTCACCCGCCACCGGGTCGGTGACCGCGTGGGCGTCGGCTGCATGGTCGGTTCCTGCGGCAGTTGCGCGAACTGCCTGGCCGGCGAGGAGCAGCACTGCCGGACCGGCATGGTCCCCACCTACGCGGGAACCGACCGCGACGGTTCCACGACCCAGGGCGGCTACTCCACCCACGTCGTCGTGGACGCCGACTACGTGCTGTCCGTGCCCCAGAGCCTGGACCCGGCCGCCGCCGCCCCGCTGCTCTGCGCCGGCATCACCACCTACGCCCCGCTGCGCCGCTGGGGCGCCGGACCGGGCAAGAGGGTCGCCGTCGTCGGTCTCGGCGGTCTCGGGCACATGGCGGTCAAGATCGCCCACGCCCTGGGCGCCGAGGTCACGGTGCTGTCGCAGTCGCTGAAGAAGCAGGAGGACGGGCTGCGGCTCGGGGCCGACCACTACTACGCGACCTCCGACCCGGAGACCTTCTCCCTGCTGGCCGGCCGCTTCGACCTCATCGTCAACACCGTCAGCGCCGACCTCGACATCGACGCCTACCTCGGCCTGCTGACCCTCGACGGCACCCTGGCCAACGTCGGCGCGGCCCCGGGCCCCTTCACGGTGAGCGGGTTCCTCCTCGGCAGCGGCCGGCGCAACCTCACGGGTTCCATGATCGGCGGCATCGCCCTGACCCAGGAGATGCTCGACTTCTGCGCCGAGCACCGGATCGGCAGCGAGATCGAAGTGATCTCCGCCGACCAGGTCAACGAGGCCTACGCGCGTGTCCTCGCCTCCGACGTCCGCTACCGCTTCGTCATCGACACCGCCACTCTCGCCTGA
- a CDS encoding Lrp/AsnC family transcriptional regulator, which produces MAVDALDTRILRLLIEKPRTSAREHARILGVARGTLQARMDRLERDGVITGTGPVLSPAALGHPVLAFVHLEVTQGHLDEVGDALAEVPEIIEAFSTTGGGDLLTRVVARDNGHLEDVIQRLIQLPGVVRTRTEVALRERVPHRVLPLVEAVGRTASVRG; this is translated from the coding sequence ATGGCGGTGGACGCTCTCGACACCCGTATCCTGCGGCTCCTCATCGAGAAGCCGCGTACCAGCGCGCGGGAGCACGCCCGCATCCTGGGCGTGGCCCGGGGCACGCTCCAGGCCCGGATGGACCGGCTGGAGCGGGACGGTGTGATCACCGGTACCGGCCCCGTCCTCTCCCCCGCCGCCCTGGGTCATCCCGTGCTCGCCTTCGTCCACCTGGAGGTGACCCAGGGGCACCTGGACGAGGTGGGGGACGCGCTGGCGGAGGTTCCGGAGATCATCGAGGCGTTCTCGACCACCGGCGGCGGGGATCTGCTGACCCGGGTGGTGGCGCGCGACAACGGCCATCTGGAAGACGTGATCCAGCGGCTCATCCAGCTGCCCGGCGTGGTGCGGACGCGGACCGAGGTGGCGCTGCGCGAGCGGGTGCCGCACCGGGTGCTGCCGCTGGTGGAGGCGGTGGGCCGGACGGCCTCGGTACGCGGCTGA
- a CDS encoding serine/threonine-protein kinase, which produces MGEVWRATDEVLGRAVAVKLLLGDRADSSSTARFRLEAQTAARLSHPHLVAVFDFGTWEDRLYLVMELVEGRSLGDLLSAQESVHPEQVARIAGDAAAGLAAAHRQGVVHRDIKPGNLMLDAEGSVKIGDFGIAQFVDDPSTALTTAGQIVGTSLYLAPERALGRTAGADSDMYSLGCVIYHLLLGRPPFRSDTAAATLYQHVDTPPVPLRDHGVDISPAFDTYLLSLLAKKPEERPTAQEAADWFRTAGWRGSNEPQRTAGGSRSAASAVTSTDAGGPGHRTGASGGRRRAAPPVTRAAPRAGSRSGSRAAGRGAAKSGGRRLAASEAIRRRPRVASAVAGSIAFVVAVYLGTVIFAPDSGSAVTPGPGASQGVTPQGEGSPAPTASDTRGGGQQDSGGEDGQGGGDGQSNEDGQGGGDGDGDDD; this is translated from the coding sequence ATGGGCGAGGTGTGGCGGGCGACGGACGAGGTCCTCGGCCGCGCCGTCGCCGTCAAGCTGCTGCTGGGGGACCGGGCCGACTCCTCTTCCACCGCACGTTTCCGGCTGGAGGCGCAGACGGCCGCCCGGCTGAGCCACCCGCACCTGGTGGCGGTCTTCGACTTCGGTACCTGGGAGGACCGCCTCTATCTCGTGATGGAGCTGGTCGAGGGGCGCAGCCTCGGCGACCTGCTGTCGGCGCAGGAGAGCGTCCACCCCGAGCAGGTGGCGCGGATCGCGGGCGATGCCGCCGCCGGGCTCGCCGCCGCCCACCGGCAGGGTGTGGTGCACCGCGACATCAAGCCGGGCAACCTCATGCTGGACGCCGAAGGCTCCGTGAAGATCGGTGACTTCGGGATCGCCCAGTTCGTCGACGATCCGTCGACGGCTCTCACGACGGCCGGCCAGATCGTGGGGACGAGCCTGTACCTGGCGCCGGAGCGGGCGCTCGGCCGGACGGCGGGCGCCGACTCCGACATGTACTCCCTGGGCTGCGTCATCTACCACCTGCTGCTGGGCCGCCCGCCCTTCCGCTCGGACACCGCCGCCGCCACGCTGTACCAGCATGTCGACACTCCGCCCGTACCGCTGCGGGACCATGGCGTCGACATCTCGCCGGCCTTCGACACGTATCTCCTGAGCCTGCTCGCCAAGAAGCCCGAGGAGCGGCCGACCGCGCAGGAGGCGGCCGACTGGTTCCGTACGGCGGGGTGGCGCGGGAGCAATGAGCCGCAGAGAACGGCAGGCGGGTCGCGCTCCGCCGCGTCGGCGGTCACCTCCACCGACGCGGGCGGTCCGGGGCACCGGACCGGGGCGTCCGGGGGACGGCGACGGGCCGCGCCGCCGGTGACCCGGGCGGCGCCCCGGGCGGGGAGCCGCTCCGGCAGCCGGGCGGCGGGCCGGGGTGCCGCGAAATCCGGCGGTCGCAGGCTCGCCGCGAGCGAGGCCATCCGGCGGCGCCCCCGGGTGGCCAGCGCGGTGGCGGGCTCGATCGCGTTCGTGGTGGCCGTCTATCTGGGCACGGTGATCTTCGCGCCCGACTCCGGCTCCGCCGTGACCCCGGGGCCCGGCGCCTCGCAGGGCGTCACCCCCCAGGGCGAGGGCTCTCCGGCCCCCACCGCGTCCGACACCCGCGGCGGCGGGCAGCAGGACTCCGGCGGCGAGGACGGGCAGGGCGGCGGAGACGGTCAGAGCAACGAGGACGGGCAGGGCGGTGGGGACGGGGACGGGGACGACGACTGA
- a CDS encoding aldo/keto reductase, whose protein sequence is MISMEQRTLGRTGRDVSVVGQGTWQLGADWGEVGEQEAFGVLDAAVASGVTFFDTADVYGDGRSEQLIGRYLKDRPDAGVFVATKMGRREAQVPENYVLDNFRAWNDRSRANLGVDTLDLVQLHCPPTSVYATDAVFDALDTLVAEQRIAAYGVSVETCEEALTAIARPGVASVQIILNPFRLKPLEKVLPAALAAGVGIVARVPLASGLLSGRYTAETVFAPEDHRTFNRHGEAFDQGETFSGIDYTTGIEAAAEFSGFAPEGATPAQTALRWIIQQPGVTTVIPGARSVDQARANAAAAALAPLPQPTLDAVRDLYDRRIRAGVHDRW, encoded by the coding sequence ATGATCTCCATGGAACAGCGCACTCTCGGCAGGACCGGCCGTGACGTATCGGTCGTCGGACAGGGAACATGGCAGCTCGGAGCGGACTGGGGCGAGGTGGGCGAGCAGGAAGCCTTCGGCGTGCTCGACGCGGCCGTCGCATCGGGCGTCACCTTCTTCGACACCGCGGACGTCTACGGCGACGGCCGCAGCGAACAGCTCATCGGCCGCTATCTCAAGGACCGGCCGGACGCCGGCGTCTTCGTCGCCACCAAGATGGGGCGCCGCGAGGCCCAGGTCCCGGAGAACTACGTACTGGACAACTTCCGCGCCTGGAACGACCGTTCGCGCGCCAATCTGGGCGTCGACACCCTGGACCTGGTCCAGCTCCACTGCCCGCCCACCAGCGTCTACGCGACCGACGCCGTCTTCGACGCGCTCGACACCCTCGTCGCCGAGCAGCGGATCGCCGCCTACGGGGTCAGCGTCGAAACCTGCGAGGAGGCCCTCACCGCGATCGCCCGCCCCGGAGTGGCGAGCGTGCAGATCATCCTGAACCCGTTCCGGCTGAAGCCGCTGGAGAAGGTCCTGCCGGCCGCCCTCGCCGCCGGTGTGGGCATCGTCGCCCGGGTCCCGCTCGCCTCCGGCCTGCTCTCCGGCCGGTACACGGCCGAGACCGTCTTCGCCCCCGAGGACCACCGGACGTTCAACCGCCACGGCGAGGCGTTCGACCAGGGCGAGACCTTCTCCGGCATCGACTACACGACCGGGATCGAGGCCGCCGCAGAGTTCTCCGGCTTCGCCCCCGAGGGCGCCACCCCCGCCCAGACCGCGCTGCGCTGGATCATCCAGCAGCCCGGCGTCACCACCGTCATCCCCGGAGCACGCTCCGTGGACCAGGCCCGTGCCAACGCGGCCGCCGCCGCGCTCGCCCCGCTGCCGCAGCCGACCCTGGACGCGGTGCGCGACCTCTACGACCGACGCATCCGCGCGGGCGTGCACGACCGCTGGTAG
- a CDS encoding DNA polymerase ligase N-terminal domain-containing protein, with amino-acid sequence MQDESVPPLPRFVVQIHAARRMHFDFRLEVDGVLRSWAVPQGPSDNPSDRRLAVPTEDHALEYREFEGVIPPGEYGSGTVIVWDQGTYVPLGHDEHGARVPFAESLERGHATFRLVGEKLRGEFALVRFRTGEEPGGHGQEAWLLIKAKDEQAVRDRPGTPDPYHARSARTGRTLHQVSAAEARRD; translated from the coding sequence ATGCAGGACGAATCCGTACCCCCGCTGCCGCGCTTCGTCGTGCAGATCCACGCGGCACGGCGCATGCACTTCGACTTCCGTCTGGAGGTCGACGGCGTACTGCGGTCCTGGGCGGTCCCGCAGGGCCCCTCGGACAACCCCAGCGACCGGCGGCTGGCGGTCCCCACCGAGGACCACGCACTGGAGTACCGCGAGTTCGAAGGGGTGATCCCGCCGGGAGAGTACGGCAGCGGCACCGTCATCGTCTGGGACCAGGGCACCTACGTGCCGCTCGGCCACGACGAGCACGGGGCCCGGGTGCCGTTCGCGGAGTCCCTGGAGCGCGGCCACGCCACGTTCCGGCTCGTCGGCGAGAAGCTGCGGGGCGAGTTCGCGCTGGTCAGGTTCCGTACGGGCGAGGAGCCGGGCGGGCACGGCCAGGAGGCGTGGCTGCTGATCAAGGCCAAGGACGAGCAGGCGGTACGGGACCGGCCGGGCACCCCCGATCCGTACCACGCACGCTCCGCCCGGACCGGGCGCACCCTGCACCAGGTCTCGGCCGCCGAGGCCCGTCGGGACTGA
- a CDS encoding DinB family protein has protein sequence MTGDNRTGPPSSGSERDTLRAFLDYHRATLAMKCEGLTDEELRQQSMPPSTLSLLGLVRHMAEVERAWFRRVFEDNDAPMVWSDTIDFQAAYDASTSTRAEAFAAWDAEVENSRRIEREAESLDRAGYQPRWSEEVSLRMVMTHVLLEYGRHNGHADLLREGVDGTVGA, from the coding sequence ATGACCGGCGACAACCGCACAGGGCCGCCCAGTTCTGGCAGCGAACGCGACACGCTGCGGGCTTTCCTCGACTACCACCGCGCAACACTCGCCATGAAGTGCGAAGGGCTCACCGACGAGGAGCTGCGGCAGCAGTCGATGCCGCCGTCCACGCTCTCACTGCTCGGTCTGGTGCGGCACATGGCGGAGGTGGAACGTGCTTGGTTCCGCCGAGTGTTCGAGGACAACGACGCGCCCATGGTCTGGTCCGACACGATCGACTTCCAGGCGGCGTACGACGCCAGTACGTCGACCAGGGCCGAGGCGTTCGCGGCCTGGGATGCCGAAGTGGAGAACTCGCGCCGTATCGAGCGGGAGGCGGAGTCCCTGGACCGGGCCGGGTATCAACCACGATGGAGCGAGGAGGTGTCGCTGCGGATGGTGATGACGCACGTACTCCTGGAGTACGGCCGCCACAACGGGCACGCGGACTTGCTGCGTGAAGGTGTCGACGGGACCGTGGGCGCCTGA
- a CDS encoding TetR/AcrR family transcriptional regulator → MSVIRERRERERAQRHRLIVTAARELAEAEGWEAVTTRRLAERVEYSQPVLYSHFSGKEAIVEAVALDGFDELTAHLRRARTADPGPRSSLRALCHAYLEFAAERPALYRAMFVMPTDVKFAHAETPTQLRSTFAEFVSCFRPDNALRELTAEVVWSALHGMAVLSESGRIPEEYQEARLGFLVDRFADAPGSDAA, encoded by the coding sequence ATGTCCGTCATCAGAGAACGCCGTGAACGCGAACGCGCCCAACGCCACCGGCTCATCGTCACAGCGGCCCGCGAACTCGCCGAGGCCGAAGGGTGGGAGGCCGTGACGACGCGCAGGCTCGCCGAGCGCGTCGAGTACAGCCAGCCCGTGCTGTACAGCCACTTCAGCGGCAAGGAGGCCATCGTCGAAGCCGTCGCGCTCGACGGCTTCGACGAGCTCACCGCCCACCTGCGCCGCGCCCGGACGGCCGATCCCGGGCCGCGGTCCTCCCTGCGCGCCCTCTGCCACGCCTATCTGGAGTTCGCCGCCGAACGGCCCGCTCTCTACCGGGCCATGTTCGTCATGCCGACCGACGTGAAGTTCGCGCACGCAGAAACCCCGACCCAACTGCGTTCCACCTTCGCCGAGTTCGTCAGCTGCTTCCGCCCGGACAACGCACTGCGCGAACTGACCGCCGAAGTCGTCTGGAGTGCGCTGCACGGCATGGCCGTCCTTTCGGAGAGCGGACGCATCCCCGAGGAGTACCAGGAAGCGCGCCTCGGTTTCCTCGTCGACCGGTTCGCCGACGCCCCCGGCTCGGACGCGGCCTGA
- a CDS encoding DUF4267 domain-containing protein — MLTTIANVLAGLIGAGIVLIGVLGIVAPRGSVGFGIPDTPAESPSFHAWLTVKAVRDLACALFLFILLAAGPTQLLGWFMLAAACIPVGDATIVLRAGGPKAAAYGIHGATAAVMLAVGALLLVAA; from the coding sequence ATGCTCACCACCATCGCCAACGTGCTCGCCGGACTGATCGGCGCGGGCATCGTCCTCATCGGCGTTCTCGGGATCGTGGCGCCGCGGGGCTCGGTCGGGTTCGGCATCCCCGACACCCCGGCCGAGAGCCCGAGCTTCCACGCCTGGCTGACCGTCAAGGCCGTACGCGACCTGGCCTGCGCGCTCTTCCTCTTCATCCTGCTGGCCGCCGGCCCGACCCAGCTGTTGGGCTGGTTCATGCTGGCCGCCGCCTGCATCCCCGTGGGCGACGCGACGATCGTGCTGCGCGCCGGCGGGCCGAAGGCGGCCGCCTACGGCATCCACGGCGCCACCGCCGCGGTGATGCTGGCGGTCGGCGCACTCCTCCTCGTCGCCGCCTGA
- a CDS encoding SLC13 family permease, with translation MPPRAPCVGSTYPSLDSGGGGLVVLGALRGDSDDHELRSTDELAPGDQVVVRGTPEELNAFAELHGLVPQRARLGEQRAGALVNREVGLAEVLISPRSSLVGARVFPGLLTEAQDIVVLAVHRDGQNADPGTVTLRAGDTLLLHGSWPALSGTASVYSDDLLLVDSPAAVRRQNTPVGPAGRRALAVMTAMVVLLASGLVSPAVAALIAAVAMILLKVVSVHEAYGGISWPTVVMVGAMFPLSTAIMKSGAADSVARLIVDIAGSSQYALLAGLFLVTVVLGQFVSNTATALIVIPIATVAARDVGVSVLPVLMVVAVAAAAAMLTPVATAANLMVYEPGGYRFGDYWRFGLPVVLWFLVVALTVVPRVWPL, from the coding sequence GTGCCCCCGCGGGCACCGTGCGTCGGCTCGACGTACCCCTCGCTCGACTCCGGGGGCGGCGGTCTCGTCGTGCTCGGGGCGCTGCGCGGGGACTCGGACGACCACGAGCTGCGCAGCACCGACGAGCTCGCCCCGGGGGACCAGGTCGTGGTGCGGGGAACGCCCGAGGAGCTGAACGCCTTCGCGGAGCTCCACGGTCTGGTCCCGCAGCGGGCCCGGCTGGGCGAGCAGCGGGCCGGTGCGCTCGTCAACCGGGAGGTGGGCCTGGCGGAGGTGCTGATCTCGCCGCGCTCGTCGCTGGTCGGCGCGCGGGTCTTCCCCGGCCTGCTGACGGAGGCCCAGGACATCGTGGTGCTCGCCGTGCACCGCGACGGACAGAACGCGGACCCCGGCACCGTCACGCTGCGCGCGGGCGACACCCTTCTGCTGCACGGGTCCTGGCCCGCGCTCAGCGGCACCGCGTCGGTCTACTCCGACGACCTGCTGCTGGTCGACTCCCCGGCGGCGGTCCGCCGCCAGAACACCCCCGTGGGACCCGCCGGACGGCGGGCTCTCGCCGTGATGACCGCGATGGTGGTCCTGCTCGCCTCCGGGCTGGTCTCCCCGGCCGTCGCCGCCCTGATCGCAGCCGTGGCGATGATCCTTCTCAAGGTCGTCTCGGTGCACGAGGCGTACGGGGGCATCTCCTGGCCGACCGTGGTGATGGTCGGGGCGATGTTCCCGCTCTCCACCGCGATCATGAAGTCGGGCGCCGCCGACTCCGTCGCCCGCCTCATCGTGGACATCGCCGGCAGCAGCCAGTACGCGCTGCTGGCCGGCCTCTTCCTCGTCACGGTCGTGCTCGGACAGTTCGTCAGCAACACCGCCACCGCACTGATCGTCATCCCGATCGCGACCGTCGCCGCCCGTGACGTGGGAGTCTCCGTGCTCCCCGTCCTGATGGTGGTCGCCGTGGCCGCCGCCGCCGCGATGCTGACTCCGGTGGCCACGGCGGCCAACCTCATGGTGTACGAACCCGGGGGCTACCGCTTCGGCGACTACTGGCGCTTCGGCCTGCCCGTCGTCCTCTGGTTCCTGGTGGTGGCGCTGACGGTGGTGCCACGGGTCTGGCCGTTGTGA
- a CDS encoding Dps family protein gives MPPKTPSPQYTVPGLSTKEGAAVIDALKLRLHALNDLALTLKHIHWNVVGPHFIAVHEMLDPQTVAVREMADSAAERISALGGEPQGTPGVLVAERTWDDYSIGRADAIAHLRALDLVYTGVIESHRKAVERVGAIDPVTEDLLIEHLRGLEQFQWFVRAHLETSSGTLSTAGTSTEKQAARGGGATKRAPARKTANSRRTTK, from the coding sequence ATGCCCCCCAAGACCCCTTCCCCCCAGTACACCGTCCCCGGCCTCTCCACCAAGGAGGGGGCCGCGGTGATCGACGCGCTCAAGCTCCGCCTGCATGCGCTCAACGACCTGGCCCTCACCCTCAAGCACATCCACTGGAACGTGGTGGGCCCGCACTTCATCGCGGTCCACGAGATGCTCGACCCGCAGACCGTCGCCGTACGCGAGATGGCGGACTCGGCGGCCGAGCGCATCTCGGCCCTCGGGGGCGAACCGCAGGGCACGCCCGGCGTCCTCGTGGCCGAGCGCACCTGGGACGACTACAGCATCGGCCGGGCGGACGCCATCGCCCATCTCCGCGCCCTGGACCTCGTCTACACCGGCGTCATCGAGAGCCACCGGAAGGCGGTCGAACGGGTGGGTGCCATCGACCCCGTCACCGAGGACCTCCTGATCGAGCATCTGCGCGGACTGGAGCAGTTCCAGTGGTTCGTCCGCGCCCATCTGGAGACCAGCTCCGGCACCCTCAGCACCGCCGGTACGTCCACCGAAAAGCAGGCCGCCCGCGGCGGCGGTGCGACGAAGCGCGCCCCGGCGCGCAAGACGGCGAACTCCCGGCGCACCACGAAGTAG